CTGAAGGAAATACCATTGTATCTCTATCGTAACTAATAAACGCATTTTGACTTGATGTAGCTCTTAGTGCGAATAATGCTTCTGAGGAATACAAATTATCACTATTGCACACGGTATAATAGTTTCTGTTTAATTCGGGGTATTGCTCAACAGTCTGAAATAATGCATCTGCGGTTCCAAATGGTTTTACTCTTCCTTCAGGAATATTTTGAATTGCAAAAGATATATCAAGTCCATGAAAATCATTATCCTTATCACTATTACCATAAAATTCTTTGAATAATTCACCTTGTTCACTTATGATAATATAAATCTTTTTATAGCCGGCAAGTTTTACATTATATAACAGATAATCCATAAGAGGGCGTCCATTTGGACCAACACCAATAAGGCCTTTGCTTCTTTTGTTTGCTTGCTCAATTTCTTCATCACTTAAGCCTTTAAATGAAGTTTGTTTCTTCATTCTGGATGAAGCGCCGCCAGCCAAAATTATTAAGTTTTTATGCATGGGATAGTTCGTTTTTTGTTTATTACTTTTAGAGTATTCTTGCTCCGGGGTCTACCTCAACTTGGTAAGCATCTTTTCCGCCGGCGTTTATAATTTCATCAATAACTTGTTGTTCTTTTCCTTCTGGAGCAATAGCAACAATACTACCTCCTTTACCCGAGCCAACAATCTTTGCTCCATAGGCACCAACTTTTAAAGCGCCTTCAATCATACAATCAATTTTGGGTAATGTTATTTTTAAAAAATCCCTTAGAATAGCGTGATGTTCATTCATTAATACACCTATTTTTTTTACATCCAAGTGATCTTTCTTAAATTCTGAAAGGGCTTTTTTGGTAATATCATGGTTTGATACAGCGGCATAAAAAAAAGGTTCTAATCTATCCGGGAGATGATGAGATAATTTTTTCACATCTCTCTTTTCGACATTTTCTATATTAAAATTTTCATGACACATTGCCAATGTATGTATAGCTTGCCAAGCGTTTTCTTTTAATTCATTTAAAACACCTATTGTTTCTTTTGGGATACCAGATTCTCCTATAATTAATCCGGGTATTGAGCTATCAAATAATTCATATGAATTATTTTTTCCAGTTTCCAAATAC
The sequence above is a segment of the Aquimarina spinulae genome. Coding sequences within it:
- a CDS encoding sugar phosphate nucleotidyltransferase, which codes for MHKNLIILAGGASSRMKKQTSFKGLSDEEIEQANKRSKGLIGVGPNGRPLMDYLLYNVKLAGYKKIYIIISEQGELFKEFYGNSDKDNDFHGLDISFAIQNIPEGRVKPFGTADALFQTVEQYPELNRNYYTVCNSDNLYSSEALFALRATSSQNAFISYDRDTMVFPSERISRFALAKLDKANHLLDIIEKPSQEEANNYKDKEGKLRVSMNAFKFNGSAIYPYLKNCPVHPQRNEKELPTVLLNMLKEYPNEAIGIPFSEHVPDLTAKEDIVAVKKYLNEHYSKLSWD
- a CDS encoding mevalonate kinase, whose amino-acid sequence is MILNKVNRKSKLISFAPGRTCLFGDHQDYLGLPVIACAINRHIKLTALKNEEKTFNIDTPDIGKKRSIDIYDEIGFVEKGDHLRSALKVLRRYGCIPNIGYDITISGNLPINAGTSSSSAVVVSWVQFLLDAFGADDKITPELISQIAYEAEVLEHGNPGGKMDQYSIGLGNIMYLETGKNNSYELFDSSIPGLIIGESGIPKETIGVLNELKENAWQAIHTLAMCHENFNIENVEKRDVKKLSHHLPDRLEPFFYAAVSNHDITKKALSEFKKDHLDVKKIGVLMNEHHAILRDFLKITLPKIDCMIEGALKVGAYGAKIVGSGKGGSIVAIAPEGKEQQVIDEIINAGGKDAYQVEVDPGARIL